The bacterium DNA segment AAGGACTAAGGTTAATGCTAACATTGGCACCAGTGTTGATTCCGCCGATATTAAAGTCGAGTTGGAAAAACTCAATGCAGCTATCGAAGCCGGCGCTGACACTGTCATGGATCTTTCTACCGGAGGCGATCTCGCTGCCATAAGAAAAGAAATTATTGCCAACTCGACCATTCCTGTTGGGACTGTTCCAATTTATGAGGCTGCTGTCCGCAGGCGCGAAGCCGGCAAACCAGTAGTCGATATGGACCCGGATGAGCTTTTCGAGGTTATAGAACAAAATGGTGAACAGGGCGTTGATTTTATAACTGTTCATTGTGGTGTCACTCGCAAGGTTGTCGAGGATCTTCTCACCGGAGACAGAACGATGGACATTGTTTCTCGCGGAGGTTCATTCCATGCTGAATGGATACACAAAAACAATAAGGAGAATCCTCTTTACGAGCAATTCGATCGACTTTGTGCGATTGCGAAAAAATATGAGATGGTGCTTTCGCTTGGCGACGGTCTTCGCCCTGGGGCTATTGTCGATGCAACAGACCGATCCCAGATAGGGGAATTGCTTGTTCTTGGGGAGTTAGTAAAAAAGGCGCGGAAGAATGGTGTTCAGGCGATGGTCGAAGGTCCGGGACATGTTCCTATCGACGATGTAATAATGAACATAAATATCCAAAAGGAACTCTGTGAGGGAGCACCGTTTTATGTTCTCGGGCCGATAGTTACCGATATTGCACCTGGTTACGACCATCTCACTAGCGCAATAGGTGGCGCCATTGCAGCCATGAGCGGAGCTGATTATTTATGTTATGTTACGCGTACCGAGCACCTTTCGCTTCCCGATACAGCTGCGGTTCGAGAGGGAGTTATTTACTGCCGTATAGCTGCGCATGTTGGTGACATAGCTAAAGGTATCCCCGGTGCGTGGGAAATGGACCTCAACATGAGCAAAGCCCGCCATGAGCTCGATTGGGATAAAATGATGGAATTAGCTATCGATCCCAAGGTGGCACGCGAGATTCGTGGGGCTTCAAAGCCCGCCGATGAGGATACATGCACAATGTGTGGTGATTTTTGCGCAGTTAAAAGGGTGAAAGAGATTAAAAAGGAAAAAAAAGAGGCTATTTCTTAAAATCTCAATAACCGAATTGGGTTTAAAAGGTGGGTTAATACCCACCTTTTTTATTTATACACCTTACAAAATACAAAGGCAAAATAAAGAGTCGATATACAACAAACTAAAAGCTAACAAAATATTTTTTATCTAATTATCGATAGATCGGCATATTTAAGTAGGAGTTTTTTGGTGCCGTATTTTGGGAAAGCGACAGTCAGAACTGCATTTTCACCCCAGCCTTTAATCGCCATAACCTGACCCCTACCGAAGAATGGATGCTCGACTACAGTCCCGGGATTTATCGCACCGCTCTTAGCTTTCTCTGTTTTTTTCAAGGATCGTGTTCTTATGAAACCACCTGATTGAGATGGCTCGTTATCGCTCGAAAGAAGCTCATCTGGTATCTCATCCACGAAACGACTCTGAACACCAATTTGCTCTTCTCCAAAACGATGGCGAGAAGAGGCCCATAGAAAAGACACTTTCTCGCGCGCCCGTGTAACAGCAACATAGAAAAGTCTTCGTTCCTCCTCGATTTCGGAATTAGATTCCATCGACCTTCCTATTGGGAAAAGTCCTTCTTCCAACCCGCAAATATATACTGAATCAAATTCGAGCCCTTTGGCCGAGTGGACTGTCATCAAGCTAACAGTCTCCTCATCCGGCTGATATTCATCAACACCAGATAGAAGCGAAGCCTCTATAATATATGCCGATAGAGAGGGATCTTCAGGATGTGTATTAGCAAATTCGATTCCTGAGTTGACAAGCTCGGAGAGATTTTCCAGACGCGCTCGAGCTTCGAGACTACCGTCTTTTTCGAGCATACCCAAATATCCACTTTCGCGCATTGTCTGTGCTATTACCTCGCCGGCATCGGAGTCTTTCGATGCAGTTCTTAGTTTCTCGACTATCTCGAGAAACTCGGCAAAACCCTTACGAGACATCGGAGTGAAATCGCTAAGGTTGCCTTTTAAGAGAATATCGTATAGGTTTTCGCCATTAGCTTTGCCCACATTCTTTAGTCTAGACATAGATTTCAGACCAACACCCCTACGTGGCATATTTACCACCCGAGAAAATGAAATGTCATCATCCGGGTTTACTATCATTCTGAGGTATCCCATAATATCCTTGATTTCTGCGCGCTCGAAGAAGCGTATGCCACCTATAATTACATGCGGTATCTGAAGCTTTGTAAGCGCTTCCTCTAGCAACCTCGAATGTGCGTTGATTCTGTAAAGAATGGCTATTCCATCCCCTGAAGCACCAGAATCGAGTTCCTTCTTTATTGAACGGGCTACAAGTTTTGCCTCGGCGTATTCGTCCGGTAGTTTGAAAAGCTTGAGTTTATCACCTTTATCTCCGTCGGTCCAAAGGGTTTTCTCGTGCCTTTCAGAGTTATTGGCCACAACAGCGCTAGCCGCAGAGAGAATAGTTCCACTACTTCTGTAGTTTTGTTCCAAACGAATAGTCTTTGCGCCCGGAAAATCTTCAGGAAATTCGAGAATATTTCTTACCTCTGCCCCTCGCCAACTGTAAATCGATTGATCATCGTCCCCAACAACTGTGATATTGCCGTATTCACTTGATAAACATTTAATCAACTCATACTGAGCATGATTAGTGTCCTGAAATTCATCGACGAGTATATACTGGAACCTGCCGGCATATTTTTTTCGGACAACTTCGTGTTCTTGTAAGAGCCTCACCGCAAAAAGTATCATGTCGTCGAAATCTACGGCATTATTTGCTTTCATCGCATCTTGATAGGCAGTCCAGAGCTTAGCTAGTGTCTTTTCACGCACTGATGATGGCACAAAATCTTCTGCTGAAATGAGCCTATTTTTGAACCCTGATATAACATTAAGAATGGATTTCGGATCGTGCACTTTAGGATCGAGACCAAAATCGTTTATTACCTCTTTCATGAGGCGGCGCTGGTCGAGCTCGTCGTAGATAGAATAATTGGTTCCAAGACCGATCTTTGAGCCATCTACACGCAGTATCCTCCCGCATAATGAGTGGAAGGTTCCAAGCCACATCCCGCCAAGTGAGCCTCCACAAAGCATTTCCACACGGTCACGCATCTCTCCGGCAGCTTTATTTGTGAATGTAACCCCAAAAATACAACCTGGATCAATCCCGAGTTCGAGAACCAGATAGGCTATTTTGTATGTTAAAAGCCGAGTTTTACCGCTCCCTGCACCCGCGAGAACAAGCACAGGTCCCTCGGTGGCCAGAACGCCCTCGAGTTGTTTATCATTGAGGTCTTCTGAGAATTTTGTTCTTTTGGATTTCATTTATTACTCGAAACAGCTGAAATTTTTATCGCCCCATCTTCATCGAAACACTCCCACCTTCCGGACGCGGAAATAGATGGCAATGGGCAGTTACATCTAACTTCATTTTCGGTCAAACTAGATGGTTTAACAATGCAATCAGAAACACCGAATTGAAGTATTCTTCGCTTCGATTCTTCCCATAAATCTGGTGATATAAAGGCTATGCAGTCTTCGGATAGCCAAGAGAAACTTTGATCATCAATAAGAGAATCGGTATGAAAAACAAGGTTATTGTTGCTCATATCTATCATGAAAAGGTCTAAAAGACCTTCGGAACCGGGCATTACTTCGGCATCGACAACAATAACAGAATATTTTTCCGCCGGACCGACATCGATTTGAACCGCTTTCTTTTTGATCGAAGGATGAGTGAAGAAATCTATACGATCACCATTTGAAAGATCGAGCCGATGGACGCCATTATCCACAGCATAAAGTATAGCCCTCCCCCTAGGAAAAAACTCTATTCTGCCAATATCTGTGGGTATCTGGCGGACTCTATAGCTTGTGTCCACAATTCCCCTCTCGGGATCGATTTTGGCCAGCCATAATTCCACCGATTGCCTTGGATTTCTCTTTATTCCTCCGGCTATAAAACCCTTTTCGACATTTTTGCAGTATGAGATTAGCGTATCACCTGCCCATGCAAAGGAAGTAATACGCGATTCTTCATACTCTGTTACTTTGCCTCCACCACAGGCGTATATGCCAATAAGTGAGGCTAAACAGAATATAATTAGAATAGTTTTTTTCAAATTAACCTCCATAATCAAAACAGGCCAAAGAGGATTTATCGAATTTACGATTATGTATTTATTCGCATATCAAACAGCATAGTCTGAACGCTTTTTTATTCCCGCTATACAGGAAATCCAATCGCTTTTTTCGATTTCTAATAGTCGCAGAGAATTACAAATACTAAGTTAAATCTATGAACTGTAATTGATTAAATATCGAGATTCCTAACATCGAGAGCGTTCGCTTTAATAAATTCACGCCGAGGTTCGACTTTATCTCCCATGAGCGTGGAGAAAATGAGATCAGCCTCGGCGGCATCCTCGAGACACACCTTAAGAAGCCTTCTTGATTCGGGATTCATTGTGGTCTCCCAAAGTTGGTCAGGATTCATTTCTCCAAGACCTTTATAGCGTTGGATGGTGAGCCCCTTGCGCCCTATGTTTCTGACGTTGTCGAGCAGCTCCAACAGAGTATTTATGGGTTCTTCTTCCTCGCCGCTAGACATTCGACCAATAATGTTACCATTTCCCATGTATTGGTCTATCGTAAAGCCTTTATCTTCTAGAGTGGGGACAAGCTTGCCAAGTGATTGAGCCGCATATATCTCTGTCCAGCGGAATGTTGATGCGGGGGCTTCTTCGGCGGCTTCGTCGTTAAATATTTCAAGTTGATGACCTGTTTTCTTTTCTTCTTCTTCGCGTAATGTTTTCAGTTCTGAATCGGTGTATACGAAGTGCTTTTCTGAATTATCATCATCGATTGTGACTAGATATTTCGGGAATTTCCCAGTGTCGGCATTCTGTTTCTGAAGGTAATCTTCGAGAGATATTCCTTTTCTGGCAAGACTTGCCTGGACTTGCTCCATTTGCGTGAGAAGTTCTAGAACGGAGTTCAGTTCTTGATTTTCGAATGTTTTGTCACTCTTTTCGAGACGGAATGATGCCTCTTGTGCACCCATTTGGATGAGTTTTTTTGTCATGATCTCATCGCTGTCTATATATTCTTCATGTTTCTTTCGGGTGATTTTATAGAGAGGTGGCTGAGCAAGGTATACATAACCTTTTTCAATCAATTCAGGCATCTGTCGATAGAAGAAAGTCAGTAGCAGAGTGCGGATATGCGCGCCGTCGATATCGGCATCTGTCATGATGATTATTTTGTGATACCGAACTTTGGATATGTCAAAGTCATCCTGTCCTATGCCTGCGCCAATGGCGGTAACGAGCGAACGAATTTCTCTATTGTTAAGAATTTTATCAAGACGAGCCTTCTCCACATTCAAGACTTTTCCACGAAGAGGGAGGATTGCCTGAAATTCACGTTTTCGGCCCTGTTTGGCCGACCCGCCGGCGCTGTCACCTTCAACGATGTATAGTTCGCATTTTTCGGGGTCGCGTTCCGAGCAGTCTGCCAGTTTGCCGGGGAGTGACGCAGAGTCGAGTGCGCCCTTTCTGCGGGTAAGATCCCGTGCTTTTCTTGCTGCATCTCTTGCGCGCGCTGCAACCAGCGCCTTTTCTATGAGTCGTTTAGCAACTGATGGATGTTCTTCGAGAAAAGTCCCGAGCTCTTCGTTGACGATTGACTCCACAATACCCTGAACTTCGCTGTTGCCAAGTTTGGTTTTGGTTTGTCCCTCGAACTGGGGATTGGGGATTTTTGCGCTTATGATTGCCGTGAGCCCTTCGCGAATGTCGTCACCTGACATCGTGTCTTTTTCGTCTTTTATAAGCTTGTTTGCTTTGCCGTAGGCGTTGACTGTTCTGGTAAGGGCTGAACGGAATCCGCTGAGGTGAGTGCCGCCTTCTATGGTATGAATATTATTTGCAAAGCAAGATACGTTTTCGTTGTATGCGTCTGTGTATTGCATTGCGATCTCAACGCTGACACCATCTTTCTCTTTTTCAAAATAGATTACATCTGGATGTAGCGCCGTTTTGGTTTTGTTCAGGTATTCAACAAACTCCTTTATTCCGCCCTCGAACTCAAATAATTCTTCTCTTGCTGGCTCCTCCCTTTTGAGTTCTATTTTGATGCCTCTATTAAGGAATGCTAGTTCGCGTAGGCGGCTGGCTAGAATGTCCCACTCAAATTGGAGTGTCAGGAATATTTCGCTGTCTGGATAGAATGTTATCTTTGTTCCAGAGCCCTTTGTTTTCCCTATTTCCTCCAGCTTGGAGACAGGGTTCCCTCTTTCGTAGCGCTGATGATACACGGTGTCGTCGCGACATATTTCCACTTCAAGCCATTCGCTGAGAGCATTTACGCAGGATACACCAACGCCATGCAAGCCGCCTGAGACCTTGTAGCTGTCGTTATCAAACTTTCCGCCAGCATGTAGAGTTGTGAGAACCACTTCAACAGCGGGTTTTT contains these protein-coding regions:
- the thiC gene encoding phosphomethylpyrimidine synthase ThiC — its product is MMTSLLEEAKQELVSTEIIVAAGDEGIEPDDLRDLVSRGRVIILRNRVRPVKINPLAIGESLRTKVNANIGTSVDSADIKVELEKLNAAIEAGADTVMDLSTGGDLAAIRKEIIANSTIPVGTVPIYEAAVRRREAGKPVVDMDPDELFEVIEQNGEQGVDFITVHCGVTRKVVEDLLTGDRTMDIVSRGGSFHAEWIHKNNKENPLYEQFDRLCAIAKKYEMVLSLGDGLRPGAIVDATDRSQIGELLVLGELVKKARKNGVQAMVEGPGHVPIDDVIMNINIQKELCEGAPFYVLGPIVTDIAPGYDHLTSAIGGAIAAMSGADYLCYVTRTEHLSLPDTAAVREGVIYCRIAAHVGDIAKGIPGAWEMDLNMSKARHELDWDKMMELAIDPKVAREIRGASKPADEDTCTMCGDFCAVKRVKEIKKEKKEAIS
- the gyrB gene encoding DNA topoisomerase (ATP-hydrolyzing) subunit B, producing MKQESKYDATKITVLEGIEAVRLRPAMYIGDTSVRGLHHCVYEVVDNSIDEALAGHCDKISVIMNPDGSISIKDNGRGIPVDMHATEKKPAVEVVLTTLHAGGKFDNDSYKVSGGLHGVGVSCVNALSEWLEVEICRDDTVYHQRYERGNPVSKLEEIGKTKGSGTKITFYPDSEIFLTLQFEWDILASRLRELAFLNRGIKIELKREEPAREELFEFEGGIKEFVEYLNKTKTALHPDVIYFEKEKDGVSVEIAMQYTDAYNENVSCFANNIHTIEGGTHLSGFRSALTRTVNAYGKANKLIKDEKDTMSGDDIREGLTAIISAKIPNPQFEGQTKTKLGNSEVQGIVESIVNEELGTFLEEHPSVAKRLIEKALVAARARDAARKARDLTRRKGALDSASLPGKLADCSERDPEKCELYIVEGDSAGGSAKQGRKREFQAILPLRGKVLNVEKARLDKILNNREIRSLVTAIGAGIGQDDFDISKVRYHKIIIMTDADIDGAHIRTLLLTFFYRQMPELIEKGYVYLAQPPLYKITRKKHEEYIDSDEIMTKKLIQMGAQEASFRLEKSDKTFENQELNSVLELLTQMEQVQASLARKGISLEDYLQKQNADTGKFPKYLVTIDDDNSEKHFVYTDSELKTLREEEEKKTGHQLEIFNDEAAEEAPASTFRWTEIYAAQSLGKLVPTLEDKGFTIDQYMGNGNIIGRMSSGEEEEPINTLLELLDNVRNIGRKGLTIQRYKGLGEMNPDQLWETTMNPESRRLLKVCLEDAAEADLIFSTLMGDKVEPRREFIKANALDVRNLDI
- a CDS encoding UvrD-helicase domain-containing protein, whose protein sequence is MKSKRTKFSEDLNDKQLEGVLATEGPVLVLAGAGSGKTRLLTYKIAYLVLELGIDPGCIFGVTFTNKAAGEMRDRVEMLCGGSLGGMWLGTFHSLCGRILRVDGSKIGLGTNYSIYDELDQRRLMKEVINDFGLDPKVHDPKSILNVISGFKNRLISAEDFVPSSVREKTLAKLWTAYQDAMKANNAVDFDDMILFAVRLLQEHEVVRKKYAGRFQYILVDEFQDTNHAQYELIKCLSSEYGNITVVGDDDQSIYSWRGAEVRNILEFPEDFPGAKTIRLEQNYRSSGTILSAASAVVANNSERHEKTLWTDGDKGDKLKLFKLPDEYAEAKLVARSIKKELDSGASGDGIAILYRINAHSRLLEEALTKLQIPHVIIGGIRFFERAEIKDIMGYLRMIVNPDDDISFSRVVNMPRRGVGLKSMSRLKNVGKANGENLYDILLKGNLSDFTPMSRKGFAEFLEIVEKLRTASKDSDAGEVIAQTMRESGYLGMLEKDGSLEARARLENLSELVNSGIEFANTHPEDPSLSAYIIEASLLSGVDEYQPDEETVSLMTVHSAKGLEFDSVYICGLEEGLFPIGRSMESNSEIEEERRLFYVAVTRAREKVSFLWASSRHRFGEEQIGVQSRFVDEIPDELLSSDNEPSQSGGFIRTRSLKKTEKAKSGAINPGTVVEHPFFGRGQVMAIKGWGENAVLTVAFPKYGTKKLLLKYADLSIIR